From Bacteroidota bacterium, the proteins below share one genomic window:
- a CDS encoding ATPase, T2SS/T4P/T4SS family, which translates to MPEIDITDKIGYTLLKKGIIDYEVLEHSLRIKDTEDKKKRRNLGQILVSDFNIDHDSVFREVANLYAFREIYLTDEVIDQPRIAFIKKTVEALPDAYRSMLIETKIIPLKFDDKVSEKLIIIAADPTDKRIPIIARNFGVKKYEVCYCRFKEITNLLEKIFPPENEFLKLLETSDIGLNVKEEEGVDEEALEAEISKSALINLVEGALVEAVRQGASDIHIIAREGNRTDFLFRLDGNLKLWHTQENTMPEAIAAVVKDRSKNIDRFEREMTQDGFIQRIIDGHQMRFRVSIMPIVATEFSHKLESIVIRVLDDRKVITDLNKLGLQGPARDFFYKAISKPQGIVILTGPTGSGKSTTLIAALHQVIDPTVNVLTVEDPVEYIIKGARQLKIGPKMDFDSAIRGILRHDPDIVLVGEMRDKITAEIAIKLANTGHLTFSTLHTNDAPSVISRLFKMGVEPFLIAYAINIVVAQRLIRTLCKNCKKPMILNEQEREIYKKFGFTEEMLDNNTFYEPVGCEKCNQGWKGRCAIHEALYFTREIKQLIVSAGNDIDENAIREQAAKDGVWSLRRAGMERMMEGVTTFEEILATTTED; encoded by the coding sequence ATGCCCGAAATCGACATTACTGATAAAATAGGATATACTCTTCTTAAAAAGGGTATTATCGATTATGAAGTATTAGAACATTCGCTTCGAATAAAAGATACAGAGGACAAGAAAAAGCGGCGTAATTTGGGGCAAATTCTTGTATCAGATTTTAACATCGATCACGATTCTGTATTTCGTGAGGTTGCCAATTTATACGCCTTTCGTGAAATCTATCTTACCGATGAGGTTATCGATCAACCGCGAATCGCCTTCATAAAAAAAACAGTCGAAGCTTTGCCGGATGCTTATCGTTCGATGTTGATAGAGACCAAAATTATACCTCTGAAGTTCGATGATAAAGTTTCTGAGAAACTGATAATCATAGCAGCTGATCCTACCGATAAACGTATCCCGATTATAGCACGGAACTTTGGTGTTAAAAAATACGAGGTATGCTATTGCCGCTTCAAAGAAATTACAAACTTATTAGAGAAAATATTCCCCCCTGAAAATGAATTTTTAAAACTTCTTGAAACCTCAGATATCGGTCTTAATGTAAAAGAAGAAGAAGGCGTTGACGAAGAAGCTCTCGAAGCTGAAATCAGTAAAAGCGCTCTGATAAATTTAGTCGAAGGAGCATTAGTTGAAGCAGTTCGTCAAGGTGCAAGCGATATACATATTATAGCGAGAGAAGGAAACCGCACCGATTTCCTCTTTAGATTAGATGGTAATTTAAAACTTTGGCATACACAAGAAAACACAATGCCCGAAGCGATTGCCGCAGTAGTAAAAGACAGGTCGAAAAATATCGACCGCTTCGAGCGTGAAATGACGCAGGATGGTTTTATCCAGCGTATTATTGATGGACACCAGATGCGTTTCCGCGTTTCAATTATGCCTATAGTAGCCACCGAGTTCAGCCACAAATTAGAAAGCATTGTAATTCGTGTCCTCGACGATCGGAAAGTAATTACAGATTTGAACAAACTCGGTTTACAAGGACCTGCCCGCGATTTTTTCTACAAAGCAATTTCAAAACCACAAGGAATCGTGATATTAACCGGTCCTACCGGAAGCGGAAAAAGTACAACACTTATTGCAGCTTTACATCAGGTAATCGATCCAACAGTAAACGTACTGACTGTAGAAGATCCTGTCGAGTACATTATTAAGGGAGCCAGACAATTAAAGATTGGTCCAAAGATGGATTTTGATAGTGCAATTCGAGGTATATTAAGGCACGACCCTGATATAGTTCTTGTGGGAGAAATGCGTGATAAAATTACAGCAGAAATTGCTATAAAGCTTGCTAATACAGGTCACCTTACATTTTCCACATTACATACGAACGATGCGCCAAGTGTTATTTCACGTTTATTTAAGATGGGTGTAGAACCGTTTCTCATCGCTTATGCCATAAATATTGTAGTTGCTCAACGACTTATTCGAACATTGTGCAAAAACTGCAAAAAGCCGATGATATTAAATGAACAGGAAAGAGAAATCTATAAAAAATTTGGCTTTACAGAAGAAATGCTGGACAACAACACTTTCTACGAGCCAGTCGGCTGCGAAAAATGTAACCAGGGCTGGAAAGGACGATGTGCAATTCACGAAGCTCTATATTTCACACGCGAAATTAAACAACTGATAGTAAGTGCAGGAAACGATATAGATGAAAACGCAATTCGAGAACAAGCTGCCAAAGATGGTGTGTGGTCGCTGCGTAGAGCCGGTATGGAAAGGATGATGGAGGGTGTAACAACATTTGAGGAAATACTTGCCACAACAACTGAAGATTAG
- a CDS encoding ATPase, T2SS/T4P/T4SS family, translating into MTLLRNFSQLLMEEAKLILKQITASIPDTAYGVERMMIIGDLVNRQGPEERTIIKKLFDSFLIRMEENHASDIDIGGFGSQGRIWYRIYGDKKPDTASGSFSFDEVNIIILTILLERQRQFLFENRNLDFSYTIFKNDLMYRFRADTYFDLDQLALNMRVINAVVRPYKSLDFHSNVSKILNLAHTMEGLILVTGITGSGKSSTLDTIIDANNHSVDGHVVIIASPIEYVHKSDRCIIRHREIGRDVLSFKEGAIQSLRQDPDIIVIGEMRDPDTIMTALEITDSGHKVFSTLHTSSAVESIDRIIGEVPPYEQERVRNRLADVVKLVISQKLIPSLDGKVVLAKEIMVANPSVKAAIKNNNTSEIYQMMSESGDEGMTTLEQDLKRLYLTKRVSLENAMSYANNKRRLQQILNLVTQ; encoded by the coding sequence ATGACTCTTTTGCGTAACTTCAGTCAGTTATTAATGGAAGAAGCAAAATTAATATTAAAACAGATAACCGCAAGTATTCCTGATACCGCTTACGGTGTCGAGAGGATGATGATTATCGGCGACCTCGTAAATCGTCAGGGTCCTGAAGAACGTACTATCATAAAAAAATTATTCGATAGTTTTTTAATTCGGATGGAAGAAAACCATGCCTCCGATATCGATATAGGTGGCTTCGGATCGCAGGGAAGAATATGGTATCGTATTTATGGCGATAAAAAACCGGATACAGCTTCCGGTTCATTTTCTTTCGATGAAGTCAACATTATCATTCTTACTATTTTGCTCGAACGCCAAAGACAATTTCTTTTCGAAAATCGTAATTTAGATTTTTCATATACTATTTTTAAAAATGATCTGATGTACCGCTTTCGTGCCGATACTTACTTCGACCTCGACCAGTTAGCGTTAAATATGCGTGTTATAAATGCCGTCGTGCGTCCGTATAAATCATTAGACTTTCACTCGAATGTTTCTAAAATACTCAATCTCGCTCATACGATGGAGGGTTTGATACTCGTAACCGGTATTACTGGTTCAGGAAAAAGTTCTACATTAGATACAATCATCGACGCCAACAATCATTCTGTAGATGGACATGTTGTTATAATTGCTTCGCCTATCGAATATGTGCATAAGTCAGATAGATGTATAATCCGTCATCGGGAAATTGGACGAGATGTTCTCTCCTTCAAAGAAGGAGCTATACAGTCGCTTCGCCAAGATCCCGATATTATCGTGATAGGTGAGATGCGTGACCCGGATACAATTATGACAGCTCTTGAAATCACCGATAGCGGTCATAAAGTTTTTTCAACTCTTCACACCTCGTCGGCGGTTGAAAGTATCGATAGAATTATCGGAGAAGTTCCACCATACGAGCAGGAACGTGTACGTAATCGTTTGGCAGATGTTGTTAAATTAGTAATATCGCAAAAACTTATTCCAAGTTTAGATGGTAAAGTAGTATTAGCCAAGGAGATAATGGTGGCTAATCCTTCTGTAAAAGCAGCAATCAAAAATAATAATACCAGCGAGATATACCAGATGATGTCTGAGTCTGGCGACGAAGGAATGACTACTTTAGAACAGGATTTAAAGCGCTTATATTTAACAAAAAGGGTTTCACTTGAAAATGCCATGAGTTACGCAAATAACAAGCGTCGGCTGCAGCAAATTTTAAATTTAGTAACACAGTAA